One genomic segment of Salinigranum rubrum includes these proteins:
- a CDS encoding Cdc6/Cdc18 family protein: MGENEDDTRGTNDYARPEGTDVDGALDETNDAHDATETDDTDGTDDTDGTDGTDGTAPDSVEDLTDAGESTSRPTAGLDFDEVVLEETTESTGLFDDLLSGEPIFENKEVLRPSYTPHELPHRTEQINQMATILVSALRGETPSNILIYGKTGTGKTASAKYVSQELESTSQKYDVPCEVEYINCEVTDTQYRVLAQLANKFIEKNEAVIESQLERLHDLKTRAADNTDVLAETEFDSLDALDARIESLEADREEMETVPMTGWPTDRVYSTFFDAVDYHERVVVIMLDEIDKLVEKSGDDTLYNLSRMNSELTNSRISIMGISNDLKFTDFLDPRVKSSLGEEEIVFPPYDATQLRDILQHRADVAFKSGALTDDVIPLCAAFAAQEHGDARRALDLLRTAGELAERGQADTVEERHVRQAQDKIELDRVVEVVRTLPTQSKIVLFATILLEKNGVRNINTGEVFNIYKRLCEEIDADVLTQRRVTDLISELDMLGIANAVVVSKGRYGRTKEISISVPIEETEAVLLSDSRLSDIENAQPFVQARFDN, from the coding sequence ATGGGTGAAAACGAGGATGACACACGCGGTACGAACGACTACGCTCGACCCGAAGGAACGGACGTCGATGGGGCCCTCGACGAAACGAACGACGCGCACGACGCGACCGAGACGGACGATACAGACGGGACGGACGATACAGACGGGACGGACGGAACGGACGGGACCGCCCCGGATTCGGTCGAAGACCTGACCGACGCGGGCGAGTCCACCTCCCGACCGACGGCGGGCCTCGACTTCGACGAGGTCGTGCTCGAGGAGACGACGGAGAGTACCGGCCTGTTCGACGACCTGCTCTCCGGCGAGCCAATCTTCGAGAACAAGGAGGTGCTCCGACCGTCGTACACGCCGCACGAACTCCCCCATCGGACGGAGCAGATCAACCAGATGGCGACGATCCTCGTCTCCGCCCTCCGCGGGGAGACCCCTTCGAACATCCTCATCTACGGGAAGACCGGGACGGGAAAAACTGCCAGCGCGAAGTACGTCTCCCAGGAACTCGAATCCACGTCACAGAAGTACGACGTCCCCTGTGAGGTCGAGTACATCAACTGCGAGGTGACCGACACCCAGTACCGCGTCCTCGCCCAGCTCGCGAACAAGTTCATCGAGAAGAACGAGGCCGTCATCGAGAGCCAACTCGAACGCCTGCACGACCTCAAGACGCGTGCGGCCGACAACACGGACGTCCTCGCGGAGACGGAGTTCGACTCGCTCGACGCGCTCGACGCGCGCATCGAGAGCTTGGAGGCCGACCGCGAGGAGATGGAGACCGTCCCCATGACCGGGTGGCCGACCGACAGAGTGTACTCGACGTTCTTCGACGCCGTCGACTACCACGAACGGGTCGTCGTCATCATGCTCGACGAGATCGACAAACTCGTCGAGAAGTCGGGCGACGACACTCTCTACAACCTCTCGCGGATGAACTCCGAACTCACCAACTCGCGCATCTCCATCATGGGTATCTCGAACGACCTGAAGTTCACCGACTTCCTCGACCCGCGCGTGAAGTCCTCGCTGGGCGAGGAGGAGATCGTCTTCCCGCCGTACGACGCCACCCAACTGCGAGACATCCTCCAGCACCGCGCCGACGTGGCGTTCAAATCGGGCGCGCTGACCGACGACGTCATCCCGCTCTGTGCCGCCTTCGCCGCCCAGGAACACGGCGACGCCCGCCGCGCGCTCGACCTCCTCCGGACGGCCGGGGAACTCGCCGAACGCGGCCAGGCCGACACGGTCGAAGAGCGCCACGTCCGCCAGGCGCAGGACAAGATCGAACTCGACCGGGTCGTCGAGGTCGTCCGAACCCTCCCCACCCAGTCGAAAATCGTCCTCTTCGCCACCATCCTCTTAGAGAAAAACGGCGTCCGCAACATCAACACCGGCGAGGTGTTCAACATCTACAAGCGCCTCTGTGAGGAGATCGACGCCGACGTCCTCACCCAGCGCCGCGTGACCGACCTCATCTCCGAACTCGACATGCTCGGCATCGCGAACGCCGTCGTCGTCTCCAAGGGTCGATACGGCCGAACGAAGGAGATCTCCATCTCCGTACCCATCGAGGAGACCGAAGCCGTCTTACTCTCCGACTCCCGCCTCAGCGACATCGAGAACGCCCAGCCGTTCGTCCAGGCCCGCTTCGACAACTGA
- a CDS encoding SPFH domain-containing protein gives MSFFRWLGRTVGRLTSGESPDTVYERGGLSSALKTGVVAAVLVGLALLVVPITPVTVIGLAVLALAVSAVYSAVEIVEAYETRALTVFGEYQGLLGPGLNFVPPFVSRTYAFDMRTQTFDVPSQEAITEDNSPVTADAVVYIRVMDAERAFLEVDDYRRAVSLLAQTTLRAALGDMELDQTLSRRDQINSRIRRELDEPTDRWGIRVESVEVREVTPSADVVNAMEEQTSAERHRRAMILEAQGERRSAIERAEGEKQAAIIESHGKKQAAVLEAQGDAVATVLQARAAESMGERAIVDKGMETLARIGQAPSTTYVLPQELTSLLGRYGRQLTGSDVQESAGLESREFDAETRELLDLDSVDELVAEAADVTNGSREEVEFEYEEAEN, from the coding sequence ATGAGCTTCTTCCGCTGGCTCGGCCGGACGGTCGGCCGACTCACCTCCGGAGAGTCGCCCGACACCGTCTACGAACGCGGCGGGCTCTCCAGCGCGCTCAAGACGGGAGTGGTCGCCGCGGTCCTCGTCGGGCTCGCCCTCCTCGTGGTCCCGATCACGCCCGTGACGGTCATCGGGCTGGCCGTGTTGGCGCTCGCCGTCTCGGCCGTGTACAGCGCCGTCGAGATCGTCGAGGCGTACGAGACCCGCGCGCTCACCGTCTTCGGCGAGTACCAGGGCCTTCTCGGACCCGGCCTGAACTTCGTCCCGCCGTTCGTCTCGCGGACGTACGCGTTCGACATGCGGACCCAGACGTTCGACGTCCCCTCACAGGAGGCCATCACCGAGGACAACTCGCCCGTCACGGCCGACGCGGTGGTGTACATCAGGGTGATGGACGCCGAGCGCGCCTTCCTCGAAGTCGACGACTACCGGCGGGCCGTCTCGCTGCTCGCGCAGACGACGCTTCGGGCGGCGCTGGGCGATATGGAACTCGACCAGACGCTCTCTCGGCGCGACCAGATCAACAGTCGAATTCGAAGAGAGCTGGACGAACCCACCGACCGGTGGGGTATCCGCGTCGAGTCGGTGGAGGTGCGCGAGGTGACCCCGAGCGCCGACGTGGTGAACGCGATGGAAGAACAGACCTCCGCCGAGCGACACCGCCGTGCCATGATCCTCGAAGCGCAGGGCGAGCGCCGGAGCGCCATCGAGCGTGCGGAGGGGGAGAAACAGGCGGCCATCATCGAGTCCCACGGGAAGAAACAGGCGGCGGTCCTCGAAGCACAGGGTGACGCCGTCGCGACCGTCCTCCAGGCCAGAGCGGCGGAGTCGATGGGCGAGCGCGCCATCGTCGACAAGGGGATGGAGACGCTGGCGAGAATCGGCCAGGCGCCGTCGACGACGTACGTCCTCCCGCAGGAACTCACCTCGCTCCTCGGGAGATACGGCCGGCAGTTGACCGGGAGCGACGTTCAGGAATCCGCCGGCCTCGAAAGCAGGGAGTTCGACGCCGAGACGCGCGAACTGCTCGACCTCGACAGCGTGGACGAACTCGTCGCGGAGGCGGCGGACGTGACGAACGGGAGTCGGGAAGAAGTGGAGTTCGAGTACGAGGAAGCCGAGAACTGA
- a CDS encoding LysE/ArgO family amino acid transporter has product MASAGVVRNRRGVSRLRRLAGVPESGALRFGRRGALPRRQVGFTAAVSLFNPHAILDTVGVIGTSALAYEGEQRWVFAGSVVTVSWLWFVSLAASGRLLGRTESDAADAVLGKLDAAAALVIWGVAGYMAYRFLTL; this is encoded by the coding sequence GTGGCTTCAGCAGGGGTTGTTCGGAATCGGCGCGGTGTTTCTCGTCTACGTCGGCTGGCAGGTGTACCGGAGTCCGGCGCTCTCCGTTTCGGGCGGCGAGGCGCTCTCCCCCGGAGGCAGGTCGGCTTCACCGCCGCCGTCTCGCTCTTCAACCCCCACGCGATTCTCGACACCGTCGGCGTCATCGGGACGAGCGCGCTCGCGTACGAGGGCGAGCAGCGGTGGGTGTTCGCCGGGAGCGTCGTCACCGTCTCGTGGCTCTGGTTCGTCTCGCTCGCCGCGAGCGGGCGACTGCTCGGTCGTACCGAATCGGACGCCGCGGACGCGGTGCTCGGCAAACTCGATGCGGCCGCCGCGCTCGTCATCTGGGGCGTCGCGGGCTACATGGCCTATCGATTCCTCACCCTCTAG
- a CDS encoding 2'-5' RNA ligase family protein yields MFSLNVPVPGVVSREAAELRPALSGAGVTRFRDRHSLVVKRFEDAHEERHVVLPRLRERLRTVLRGQPAFETSVTGVDVFENPPRGPGPVVYLAVESPGLSALHDRLVDAFGAVEGLEGDDYTPHVTLGRGGRFDADVLADLSARVEPLTWTVSELVVYDAASRETAARVSLPA; encoded by the coding sequence GTGTTCAGTCTCAACGTCCCCGTTCCCGGCGTCGTCTCGCGGGAGGCGGCGGAGCTCCGCCCCGCCCTGTCCGGCGCGGGCGTCACCCGCTTCCGCGACCGACACTCGCTCGTCGTCAAGCGGTTCGAGGACGCGCACGAGGAACGGCACGTGGTGCTCCCCAGACTCCGTGAGCGACTCCGGACGGTCCTCCGGGGACAGCCGGCGTTCGAGACGAGCGTAACCGGCGTCGACGTCTTCGAGAACCCGCCACGAGGGCCGGGACCGGTCGTCTACCTCGCGGTCGAGAGCCCCGGACTCTCCGCGCTGCACGACCGACTCGTCGACGCGTTCGGAGCCGTCGAGGGGCTGGAGGGCGACGACTACACCCCGCACGTGACGCTCGGCCGCGGCGGGAGGTTCGACGCCGACGTACTCGCCGACCTCTCGGCGCGGGTCGAACCCCTGACCTGGACCGTCTCCGAACTCGTCGTCTACGACGCCGCGAGTCGGGAGACGGCCGCGCGGGTGTCGTTGCCGGCCTAG
- a CDS encoding cytochrome P450 — protein sequence MSTEPPGPKGVPLIGNSGQYAKNPFEFITAVEEAYGDVAHFELGPIDTYMITNPADIERVLVTDDAKYRKPKFQDDAIGDLLGDGLLMSEGETWRTQRELAQPSFLMSRLSGLSDLMVDYTEEMLADWREGGVINVHLEMARLTVKIIVEAMFGATIDDDRVRTVQENLEPLGSRFEPNPFRFAIPDWAPTRENREYKKALSTIEEVVWDLIDEREGTQYGDGEEPMDLLSVLLRARDRGEQTDENLRDEMVTMLLAGHDTTALTLTYTWYLLSQHPEVESRVHDELDGLLEGQRPTFADVRAMEYTEAVLNEAMRLYPPVYTIFREPQVDVRLGGYRVPAGSAVMLSQWAVHRSSRYWDAPLEFDPDRWLDERADARHRFAYFPFGGGPRFCIGKQLSLLEARLIMGTVCQQYRLEYTRDEPFDLRGSLTMHPRQPMEMRLVER from the coding sequence ATGAGCACCGAACCGCCCGGTCCGAAGGGGGTGCCACTCATCGGGAACAGCGGCCAGTACGCGAAGAACCCGTTCGAGTTCATCACGGCGGTCGAAGAGGCGTACGGCGACGTCGCCCACTTCGAACTCGGCCCCATCGACACGTACATGATCACGAACCCCGCGGACATCGAGCGGGTGCTCGTGACCGACGACGCCAAGTACCGGAAACCGAAGTTCCAGGACGACGCCATCGGCGACCTGCTCGGCGATGGACTCCTCATGAGCGAGGGGGAGACGTGGCGGACACAACGCGAGTTGGCGCAGCCGTCGTTCCTGATGTCGCGACTTTCCGGCCTGTCGGATCTGATGGTCGACTACACCGAGGAGATGCTCGCGGACTGGCGCGAGGGAGGGGTGATCAACGTCCACCTGGAGATGGCCCGGCTGACGGTGAAGATCATCGTCGAGGCGATGTTCGGGGCGACCATCGACGACGACCGAGTCAGGACGGTACAGGAGAACCTCGAACCGCTCGGGTCGCGCTTCGAGCCGAACCCGTTCCGCTTTGCCATCCCCGACTGGGCGCCCACCCGCGAGAACCGCGAGTACAAGAAGGCGCTGTCGACCATCGAGGAGGTCGTCTGGGACCTCATCGACGAGCGGGAGGGGACCCAGTACGGGGACGGAGAGGAGCCGATGGACCTCCTCTCGGTCCTCCTGCGCGCCCGCGACCGGGGCGAGCAGACGGACGAGAACCTCCGCGACGAGATGGTGACGATGCTGCTCGCGGGCCACGACACGACGGCGCTCACCCTCACGTACACCTGGTACCTGCTCTCACAGCACCCCGAGGTCGAATCGCGCGTCCACGACGAACTCGACGGGCTTCTGGAGGGACAGCGCCCGACGTTCGCCGACGTTCGGGCGATGGAGTACACCGAAGCCGTTCTGAACGAGGCGATGCGGCTCTATCCCCCCGTATACACCATCTTCCGCGAACCGCAGGTCGACGTGCGACTGGGAGGGTATCGCGTTCCCGCGGGGAGCGCGGTCATGCTCTCGCAGTGGGCCGTCCACCGCTCGTCGCGGTACTGGGACGCGCCCCTGGAGTTCGACCCCGACCGCTGGCTGGACGAACGGGCCGACGCGAGACACCGGTTCGCGTACTTCCCGTTCGGCGGGGGTCCCCGCTTCTGCATCGGCAAACAGCTCTCGCTGCTCGAAGCGCGACTCATCATGGGGACCGTCTGCCAGCAGTACCGCCTCGAATACACCCGCGACGAGCCGTTCGACCTCCGCGGGTCGCTGACGATGCACCCTCGGCAGCCGATGGAGATGCGGCTGGTCGAACGGTAA
- a CDS encoding S26 family signal peptidase yields the protein MWTAQSGPLFFLREVGTSIGAVVLVGLVLFGVSGVWPPMVAVESGSMEPHMHKGDLVFITEPGRYTPDAAYEETGVVTAETGSDIDYRTFGGPGSVVVYDDPGRGGPPIIHRAEFYVEEGENWYDRADPEFISADSCDELRNCPAPHGGFITKGDANGRYDQVSGIAEPVKPSWVTGIARIRIPYLGWVRLGLSDIVQTGAYGLVEVRVTDETRQLAVEPTATDRDPIPGEREARQRLEADTAQVDVVEAPPPNAAAA from the coding sequence CTGTGGACCGCACAGTCGGGGCCGTTGTTCTTCCTGCGCGAGGTCGGGACGAGTATCGGCGCCGTCGTCCTCGTCGGACTGGTGCTGTTCGGCGTCAGCGGCGTGTGGCCGCCGATGGTCGCCGTCGAGTCGGGGAGCATGGAGCCGCACATGCACAAGGGTGACCTCGTGTTCATCACCGAGCCCGGTCGGTACACGCCCGACGCGGCGTACGAGGAGACAGGTGTCGTGACGGCCGAGACGGGAAGCGACATCGACTACCGCACGTTCGGCGGGCCGGGTTCGGTCGTCGTCTACGACGACCCGGGTCGGGGAGGCCCCCCCATCATCCACCGCGCGGAGTTCTACGTCGAAGAGGGGGAGAACTGGTACGACCGCGCGGACCCCGAGTTCATCTCCGCCGACAGCTGTGACGAACTCCGCAACTGCCCCGCCCCGCACGGCGGGTTCATCACGAAGGGCGACGCGAACGGCCGATACGACCAGGTGTCGGGCATCGCCGAACCCGTGAAACCCTCGTGGGTCACGGGAATCGCGCGGATCCGCATCCCGTATCTGGGCTGGGTTCGACTGGGCCTCTCGGACATCGTCCAGACGGGAGCGTACGGGCTCGTGGAGGTCCGTGTCACGGACGAGACGCGACAACTGGCGGTGGAACCAACCGCGACTGACAGGGACCCGATTCCCGGAGAGCGCGAGGCCCGTCAGCGTCTCGAAGCGGACACCGCACAGGTCGACGTGGTCGAGGCCCCTCCGCCGAACGCGGCCGCAGCCTGA
- the thiM gene encoding hydroxyethylthiazole kinase, which yields MTAREIDLDAALTAVEADQPLVNALTNEVTVNQVANVILHWGALPVMSDDTREVADMVSIADALLLNMGTVSERGEEAMVTAGEAANDHGVPVVVDPVGVGATPTRSRVAERLVTELDVAVVKGNYGEVTALVGDDAEVRGVESVGEYADIAETAIACARKVDAVVVASGEVDIVATADAAFEVDAGHPMMGQVVGTGCMLGGTLAAFAAALPNEEAALAGTAAFGLAGELAADGAFGEYFGPASYETAFLDAVAGLSEADLPDATGRIDQVVE from the coding sequence ATGACGGCGAGAGAAATCGACCTCGACGCGGCGTTGACGGCAGTGGAGGCGGACCAGCCACTGGTGAACGCCCTGACGAACGAGGTGACGGTCAATCAGGTGGCGAACGTGATTCTCCACTGGGGCGCGTTGCCGGTGATGTCCGACGACACCCGGGAGGTCGCCGACATGGTGAGCATCGCCGACGCCCTCCTGTTGAACATGGGGACCGTGAGCGAACGCGGCGAGGAGGCGATGGTCACGGCCGGCGAGGCGGCGAACGACCACGGCGTTCCGGTCGTCGTCGACCCCGTCGGCGTCGGTGCCACGCCGACGCGGTCACGGGTCGCCGAACGACTCGTCACCGAACTCGACGTCGCCGTCGTGAAGGGGAACTACGGCGAGGTGACGGCGCTCGTCGGCGACGACGCCGAGGTGCGCGGCGTCGAATCGGTGGGCGAGTACGCCGACATCGCCGAGACGGCCATCGCGTGCGCCCGAAAGGTCGACGCCGTCGTCGTCGCCTCCGGTGAGGTCGACATCGTCGCGACGGCCGACGCCGCCTTCGAGGTCGACGCGGGGCACCCGATGATGGGGCAGGTCGTCGGAACGGGCTGTATGCTCGGCGGGACGCTGGCGGCGTTCGCCGCGGCCCTCCCGAACGAGGAGGCCGCGCTCGCCGGGACCGCCGCGTTCGGTCTCGCCGGGGAACTCGCGGCCGACGGCGCGTTCGGCGAGTACTTCGGGCCGGCGAGCTACGAGACGGCGTTTCTGGACGCCGTCGCGGGACTCTCGGAAGCTGACCTCCCGGACGCGACAGGTCGAATCGACCAGGTCGTCGAGTAA
- a CDS encoding DUF7554 family protein, whose amino-acid sequence MTRASIDVEDLLKLVLVLVVVWLVLEIVGEVVGLFTALLGPLVGVVIVVVIVLWFLDYL is encoded by the coding sequence ATGACACGCGCATCCATCGACGTCGAAGACCTGCTGAAGCTCGTTCTCGTGCTCGTGGTGGTCTGGCTCGTCCTCGAAATCGTGGGCGAGGTCGTCGGGCTGTTCACCGCGTTGCTCGGTCCCCTCGTCGGTGTCGTCATCGTCGTCGTCATCGTCCTCTGGTTCCTCGACTATCTCTGA
- a CDS encoding DNA-directed DNA polymerase II small subunit — translation MPLETTTRIVRELARHGYNAEREAVTLIAGADDPARVLEHAVERAPDGALRITTDHVRAVLDAETTPAPDPPGVGNEPSSEASALDPSVSSGNQVKEAHSSSDIPVETKGSVRPRNRDTTLQSVAIDGDITDRSTGTGEYDDFVAIFRDRYERLSKQLRGRVNHRPATAIQDMPGRSDAEMIGLVNDIRSTASGHWLVELEDTTGVFPCLVMKDKDIASLVEELLLDECVAVSGTLADDAGILFVDDLYFPDVPRTYRPSTADRHVQAALISDVHVGSQEFVADAWSAFADWLHTEEADHVEYLLIAGDMVEGVGVYPNQDDELSIIDIYEQYEQFAEHLKEVPGDMEIVMIPGNHDAVRLAEPQPAFDENLREIMSAHDARITGNPSTVTVEGVSVLMYHGVSLDEVIAELPEEKASYDNPHLAMYQLLKKRHVAPQFGGRMRLAPEEKDYLTIDTVPDIFHTGHVHKLGYGKYHNVLAVNSGCWQAQTAFQKSVNIDPDVGFAPIVDLDTLNLTLRKFT, via the coding sequence GTGCCGCTGGAGACGACGACACGCATCGTCCGCGAACTCGCTCGACACGGCTACAACGCCGAACGGGAGGCGGTCACGCTCATCGCGGGCGCGGACGACCCCGCCCGGGTGCTCGAACACGCCGTCGAACGCGCGCCCGACGGTGCCCTGCGGATCACGACCGACCACGTCCGTGCCGTCCTCGACGCCGAGACGACCCCCGCACCCGACCCACCCGGCGTCGGGAACGAGCCTTCCTCGGAGGCGTCCGCTCTGGACCCCTCCGTTTCGAGTGGAAACCAGGTGAAAGAGGCGCACTCTTCGAGCGACATTCCAGTTGAAACGAAGGGGTCTGTTCGCCCCCGAAACAGGGACACGACGCTTCAGTCGGTCGCCATCGACGGCGACATCACGGACCGGTCGACCGGGACCGGGGAGTACGACGACTTCGTCGCCATCTTCCGGGACCGATACGAGCGGCTCTCGAAGCAGTTGCGCGGGCGCGTCAACCACCGTCCCGCGACGGCCATCCAGGACATGCCGGGACGGAGCGACGCGGAGATGATCGGCCTCGTCAACGACATCCGCTCGACGGCGTCGGGCCACTGGCTCGTCGAACTGGAGGACACCACCGGCGTCTTCCCGTGTCTCGTGATGAAGGACAAGGACATCGCTTCTCTGGTGGAGGAACTCCTCCTCGACGAGTGCGTCGCGGTGTCGGGGACGCTCGCGGACGACGCCGGCATCCTGTTCGTCGACGACCTCTACTTCCCCGACGTTCCCCGCACCTACCGACCCTCGACCGCCGACCGCCACGTCCAGGCGGCGCTCATCTCCGACGTCCACGTCGGGAGCCAGGAGTTCGTCGCCGACGCGTGGTCGGCCTTTGCCGACTGGCTCCACACCGAGGAGGCCGACCACGTCGAGTACCTCCTCATCGCCGGCGACATGGTCGAGGGGGTCGGGGTCTACCCGAACCAGGACGACGAACTGAGCATCATCGACATCTACGAGCAGTACGAGCAGTTCGCGGAGCACCTCAAGGAGGTACCCGGCGACATGGAGATCGTGATGATCCCGGGGAACCACGACGCGGTTCGCCTCGCCGAACCACAGCCGGCGTTCGACGAGAACCTCCGCGAGATCATGTCCGCTCACGACGCGCGCATCACGGGCAACCCCTCGACCGTCACCGTCGAGGGCGTCTCGGTCCTGATGTACCACGGCGTCTCGCTCGACGAGGTCATCGCCGAACTCCCCGAGGAGAAAGCGAGCTACGACAACCCCCACCTGGCGATGTATCAGCTCCTGAAGAAGCGCCACGTCGCCCCGCAGTTCGGTGGGCGAATGCGTCTCGCTCCCGAGGAGAAGGACTACCTCACCATCGATACCGTCCCCGACATCTTCCACACGGGCCACGTCCACAAGCTGGGATACGGGAAGTACCACAACGTCCTCGCCGTGAACTCGGGCTGCTGGCAGGCACAGACCGCGTTCCAGAAGTCGGTCAACATCGACCCGGACGTCGGGTTCGCCCCCATCGTCGACCTCGACACGCTGAACCTGACGCTCCGGAAGTTCACCTGA
- a CDS encoding DUF2073 domain-containing protein → MPEATPEPESPDGVQIDLISGARMEKLRSMEKIRLILDGVREGNIVILEEGLSPDEESKLIEVTMTEISPDEFNGIEIETYPTTGGSSGGLFGKLIGRDSPKKLTVIGPANQIKTLHKDEDFISALVSRK, encoded by the coding sequence ATGCCTGAAGCAACCCCCGAACCGGAATCGCCCGACGGTGTTCAGATAGACCTCATCAGCGGCGCCCGGATGGAGAAGCTCCGGTCGATGGAGAAGATCCGACTCATCCTCGACGGCGTCCGCGAGGGTAACATCGTCATCCTCGAAGAGGGGCTCTCCCCCGACGAGGAGTCGAAGCTCATCGAGGTGACGATGACCGAGATCAGCCCCGACGAGTTCAACGGCATCGAGATCGAGACCTATCCCACCACGGGCGGAAGCAGCGGCGGCCTCTTCGGGAAACTCATCGGCCGCGACTCCCCGAAGAAGCTCACCGTCATCGGCCCCGCCAACCAGATCAAGACGCTCCACAAGGACGAGGACTTCATCAGCGCGCTCGTCTCGC
- a CDS encoding Era-like GTP-binding protein, which yields MGLFTDLRDSISRVVDRLFVDAEPKRIGIYGPPNAGKTTLANRIARDWTGDAVGPESHIPHETRRARRKENVEIERNGKTVTIDIVDTPGVTTKVDYKEFIEHDMEKEDAVRRSREATEGVAEAMHWLREDVDGVIYVLDSTQDPFTQVNTMLIGIIESQNLPVLIFANKIDLDESNVQRIANAYPQHETVPLSALEGENMDEVYEKIAEYFG from the coding sequence ATGGGACTGTTCACAGACCTCAGAGACAGCATATCGCGAGTCGTCGACCGGCTGTTCGTCGACGCCGAGCCCAAGCGCATCGGTATCTACGGGCCGCCGAACGCCGGGAAGACGACGCTCGCGAACCGAATCGCACGCGACTGGACCGGTGACGCCGTCGGTCCCGAAAGCCACATTCCCCACGAGACCCGACGCGCCCGACGGAAGGAGAACGTCGAGATCGAGCGGAACGGCAAGACCGTCACCATCGACATCGTCGACACCCCGGGGGTGACGACCAAGGTCGACTACAAGGAGTTCATCGAACACGACATGGAGAAGGAGGACGCGGTCCGCCGCTCCCGGGAGGCGACCGAGGGCGTCGCCGAGGCCATGCACTGGCTCCGGGAGGACGTCGACGGCGTCATCTACGTCCTCGACTCGACACAGGACCCCTTCACCCAGGTGAACACGATGCTCATCGGCATCATCGAGAGCCAGAACCTCCCCGTGTTGATCTTCGCGAACAAGATCGACCTCGACGAGTCGAACGTCCAGCGCATCGCGAACGCCTACCCACAGCACGAGACGGTGCCCCTGTCGGCACTCGAAGGAGAGAACATGGACGAAGTGTACGAGAAGATCGCGGAGTACTTCGGGTGA